In one bacterium genomic region, the following are encoded:
- the ssb gene encoding single-stranded DNA-binding protein: MANLNKVFLMGNLTRDPELKYIPSGTAVADFSIAINRFFKNKEGTKTEDTCFVRVVVWANQAESCAKYLSKGRPVFIEGRLQSRSWEDKDGQKRSAMEVVAERVQFLGTSQGSSSTTPLPNEEKGSPVPEIQIDEKEEEKPEKSGEDEVPF; this comes from the coding sequence ATGGCAAATTTGAATAAGGTTTTTTTGATGGGCAATTTGACAAGGGATCCAGAACTCAAATATATACCAAGTGGTACTGCAGTTGCGGATTTTAGCATAGCAATTAATCGGTTTTTTAAAAATAAAGAAGGAACAAAGACAGAAGATACGTGTTTTGTAAGAGTTGTTGTATGGGCTAATCAGGCGGAGTCCTGCGCAAAATATCTTAGTAAAGGAAGGCCTGTTTTTATAGAAGGGCGCTTGCAAAGCCGTTCATGGGAAGACAAAGATGGACAAAAACGAAGCGCTATGGAAGTAGTTGCAGAGAGAGTTCAGTTTCTTGGTACTTCGCAAGGAAGTAGCAGTACCACACCTCTACCAAATGAAGAGAAAGGCTCACCTGTCCCTGAAATACAGATAGATGAGAAGGAGGAGGAAAAGCCCGAAAAATCTGGAGAGGATGAAGTCCCATTCTAA
- the rpsR gene encoding 30S ribosomal protein S18 has product MFQKRKKDKGKKKKIIRKKYCRLCVEKMDEIDYRDTKTLSGFITERGKILSTKVSGNCTRHQKKLAVAIKRARMCSLLPFTAE; this is encoded by the coding sequence ATGTTTCAAAAAAGGAAAAAAGACAAAGGTAAGAAAAAAAAGATTATAAGGAAGAAATATTGTAGGCTTTGTGTTGAAAAGATGGATGAAATTGATTATAGGGACACAAAAACGCTCTCTGGCTTTATTACTGAGAGAGGGAAAATCCTTTCAACTAAAGTCTCAGGGAATTGCACCCGTCACCAGAAAAAACTTGCCGTTGCAATAAAACGAGCAAGAATGTGCTCATTACTGCCTTTTACTGCAGAATAA
- a CDS encoding DUF2232 domain-containing protein: MPTSKKIILLSLVSLCFFISWRFFAFGQLFFQVLVPLPIIVCVYLLDVRKGFLCFFIMASGIYLIFQNHFLAILSIQLGLLGLVTGIILKNKFSFVKTVVLSTVVLSLISLLAILVISLHNRNFLNVIYMNLQIQMDKSLKIYEETGISKENIELVKKSFGTVLNTIKISFPAIIFILNFLIVSINLFFSKKILGLKHLKSSSFKTWRLRDECIWVFIICAIMTFLLKYAKFQSGYIIGLNLLIIISAVYLVSGLAITNFFFDKWKVFPFVKVLIYVLVFTSPIFLMLIIILGLIDFWFDFRGRVAAKEKS, from the coding sequence TTGCCAACAAGTAAAAAGATAATCCTACTCTCCCTTGTATCACTATGTTTTTTTATCTCATGGAGATTTTTTGCTTTTGGCCAACTGTTCTTTCAAGTCTTAGTTCCTTTACCTATCATTGTTTGTGTGTATTTACTTGATGTTCGGAAAGGATTTCTATGCTTTTTTATTATGGCATCAGGTATCTACTTAATTTTTCAGAATCACTTTTTAGCAATTTTATCTATACAACTTGGACTTTTGGGATTAGTTACAGGTATAATACTTAAGAACAAGTTTTCTTTTGTAAAGACCGTTGTTTTATCAACAGTTGTTTTGAGCCTTATAAGTCTTTTGGCTATTCTTGTAATTTCGTTGCATAATAGGAATTTTCTTAATGTGATTTACATGAATTTACAGATTCAGATGGATAAAAGTCTGAAAATTTATGAAGAAACAGGTATCAGCAAAGAAAATATTGAGTTAGTTAAAAAGTCATTTGGTACAGTATTAAATACAATTAAAATTAGTTTTCCGGCTATTATTTTCATTCTTAATTTTTTAATAGTCAGCATTAATCTTTTCTTCTCCAAAAAGATACTTGGTTTAAAACATCTTAAATCATCTTCTTTTAAAACATGGAGGCTGAGGGATGAGTGTATATGGGTGTTTATTATATGTGCCATAATGACATTTCTACTCAAATACGCCAAATTTCAATCAGGATATATAATAGGACTGAATTTGCTGATTATTATTTCGGCTGTTTACCTGGTAAGTGGACTAGCAATTACAAATTTCTTTTTTGACAAATGGAAAGTCTTTCCTTTTGTTAAGGTTCTGATTTATGTACTGGTTTTTACTTCTCCAATTTTTCTTATGCTTATTATTATATTAGGTCTGATTGATTTCTGGTTCGATTTTAGAGGTAGAGTGGCTGCAAAAGAAAAATCCTGA
- a CDS encoding TatD family hydrolase, with translation MKLFDTHAHLADPAFKEGIDSVISEANSNDVKYMINICCDIKSIEIGLETIYGKKNILTAIGLHPNYADKVRQDDLMYIRECLEKHANITAIGETGLDYYRDTSSKKSQKELFRKHIELALEFDMPIIIHNREAHKDILDVIKDYSISRGVIHCFSGTMEFAQTCLNRGFYISFAGNLTYPNASGLRQVAKEIPNDRILIETDCPYLAPQAVRGKQNQPSFLKHTALELARVKELDAEEVACHTAENAKRLFGLTNTGEENDR, from the coding sequence ATGAAACTTTTTGATACTCATGCGCATTTAGCCGATCCTGCTTTTAAAGAGGGGATTGATTCAGTCATATCTGAGGCAAATAGTAATGACGTAAAATATATGATTAATATTTGCTGTGATATTAAAAGCATTGAAATCGGATTAGAGACAATTTATGGGAAGAAGAATATATTGACGGCAATTGGTCTGCATCCGAACTATGCTGATAAAGTCAGGCAAGATGATCTAATGTATATAAGAGAATGTTTAGAAAAGCACGCGAATATTACAGCAATAGGGGAAACAGGTCTGGATTATTACAGAGATACTTCCAGTAAGAAGTCGCAGAAAGAGCTTTTTCGTAAGCATATTGAACTGGCTTTGGAATTTGATATGCCCATAATTATCCATAATCGTGAGGCGCACAAAGATATCTTGGATGTTATTAAGGATTACTCTATAAGCAGGGGAGTGATACATTGTTTTTCAGGAACCATGGAATTTGCGCAAACTTGCCTGAATCGCGGCTTTTATATTTCATTTGCGGGAAATCTCACCTATCCGAATGCGTCTGGCTTGAGGCAGGTTGCAAAGGAGATACCAAATGATAGGATTCTCATAGAAACTGATTGCCCCTATCTTGCTCCACAAGCTGTAAGAGGTAAACAAAATCAGCCAAGTTTTTTAAAGCATACAGCTCTGGAACTTGCAAGAGTTAAAGAACTTGACGCAGAAGAAGTAGCCTGCCATACTGCAGAGAATGCGAAAAGACTGTTTGGACTAACAAATACCGGAGAAGAAAATGACAGATGA
- the lysS gene encoding lysine--tRNA ligase has translation MTDEHELIKIRKEKLKKIREQGIDPYALHFRRTHSASSVHECAKKVSVGEVLEEVEVLVIGRIMTVREHGKSCFANIRDDSGDIQIYVKSNAVGAKAYGLFKLLDIGDFIGVKGKIFKTRTGEDTIFISEFSVFSKSLQPLPEKWSGLKDIELKYRRRYVDLIANTDIKPLFKLRSHIISSMRKFLEGKNFMEVETPMMQQIPGGAMAKPFVTHHNTLDMDLYLRIAPELFLKRLIVGGFEKIYEINRNFRNEGISTRHNPEFTMLELYQAFIDYEDLMLLTEEMFHTIAAECLGKTSFEYQGHNIELKKKWKRLSFVDAIKKYAEIDLESVSDKELKDKAKHLVPEAKKMNSFREIVDAIFKKVVIPNLIEPTFIIDYPERMCPLAKKKKNNKNLTERFQPYICGIELGNAYSELNDPMEQKERFLDQIKDRKIGDDEAHLMDEDFITALEYGMPPTGGLGIGVDRLVMLFTNSPSIRDVILFPQLKPQK, from the coding sequence ATGACAGATGAGCATGAGCTGATTAAAATAAGAAAAGAGAAATTAAAAAAGATAAGAGAGCAGGGGATAGACCCTTATGCTCTGCATTTTAGACGGACTCATTCTGCATCATCAGTGCACGAATGCGCCAAAAAAGTATCTGTTGGTGAAGTATTGGAAGAAGTGGAAGTTCTGGTAATCGGAAGGATAATGACAGTAAGGGAGCATGGTAAAAGCTGCTTTGCTAATATAAGAGATGACTCAGGAGATATACAGATATATGTTAAGTCAAACGCTGTTGGAGCAAAAGCATACGGTTTATTCAAGCTGCTGGATATAGGCGATTTCATAGGAGTTAAGGGGAAGATTTTTAAAACAAGGACAGGAGAGGATACTATATTTATTTCAGAGTTTTCTGTATTCTCAAAGTCCTTACAACCTTTACCTGAAAAGTGGTCAGGTCTTAAGGATATAGAATTAAAATACCGCAGAAGATATGTTGATTTAATAGCAAATACAGATATTAAACCATTATTCAAACTTCGCAGTCATATAATAAGCTCAATGAGAAAGTTCTTAGAAGGAAAGAATTTCATGGAAGTAGAAACACCAATGATGCAGCAGATCCCTGGTGGAGCTATGGCAAAACCATTTGTAACTCATCATAATACTCTTGATATGGATTTATATTTGAGAATAGCTCCTGAACTGTTCCTTAAAAGATTGATAGTCGGCGGATTTGAGAAGATTTACGAAATAAACAGAAACTTTCGCAATGAAGGCATATCAACACGGCATAATCCTGAGTTTACCATGCTTGAATTATATCAGGCTTTTATAGATTATGAAGATCTTATGCTTCTAACTGAGGAGATGTTCCATACTATAGCAGCCGAATGTCTCGGTAAGACAAGTTTTGAATATCAGGGGCATAACATTGAGTTGAAGAAAAAATGGAAGCGATTGAGCTTTGTTGATGCTATAAAGAAATATGCTGAAATAGATTTAGAATCAGTTTCAGACAAAGAACTTAAAGATAAGGCAAAGCACCTTGTTCCTGAAGCAAAGAAAATGAATTCCTTCAGAGAGATTGTAGATGCTATATTCAAGAAAGTAGTAATCCCGAATCTCATTGAACCAACCTTTATAATTGACTATCCTGAAAGAATGTGTCCTCTTGCAAAGAAGAAAAAAAATAATAAAAATCTTACAGAAAGATTTCAGCCATATATATGTGGTATAGAGTTAGGCAATGCATATTCCGAGCTGAATGATCCGATGGAGCAAAAGGAGCGCTTTTTAGACCAAATAAAAGATAGAAAGATAGGAGATGATGAAGCGCATCTTATGGATGAAGATTTCATCACTGCTCTGGAATACGGCATGCCGCCAACAGGAGGATTGGGTATAGGCGTTGACAGACTTGTTATGCTCTTCACCAATTCCCCTTCAATTAGAGATGTGATACTATTTCCGCAGTTGAAGCCGCAGAAGTGA
- a CDS encoding lipoprotein-releasing ABC transporter permease subunit, whose amino-acid sequence MSYELFIALKYLRLHHKTKFISLITLISVLGIAIGVMAVIVVMSVMNGFDKHLKGKMLGIKSHIAISDTEIKEYPQIIDKVKNVSHVLGCSPVIVGQGMIKYQNDAMGLMIKGINPSMEKSTTDISKYIIEGSMKLNEGGYNIVLGRELVRNLGVRLHEEVTVISPEYKIGPGGAVIPKTARLKVVGIFECGIYEYDNTLAYVSLDTAKKLYNLKGVNRIEIKLDNIYLSPQISEEIKELLKYRFLVRDWQTLDRAFFFALKLEKITMFIILGLIIIVAAFNIVSTLIMIILEKTKDIGILKAIGADLRSIRRIFVFEGTIIGVLGTILGCIGGIGLCLLLKRYQFIHLPPEVYYLRTLPVDMRILDFSAVCVASVLISFLSTLYPASQASKLDPVEALRYE is encoded by the coding sequence ATGAGCTATGAATTATTTATTGCCCTGAAGTATCTGAGATTACATCATAAGACAAAATTCATATCCCTTATAACCTTAATATCTGTTCTAGGCATAGCTATTGGAGTAATGGCTGTTATTGTTGTTATGTCTGTAATGAATGGGTTTGATAAGCATTTAAAAGGCAAAATGTTGGGGATAAAATCCCACATTGCCATATCTGATACAGAGATAAAAGAATACCCTCAAATAATAGACAAGGTTAAGAATGTGTCTCATGTTCTAGGCTGTTCTCCTGTAATAGTAGGACAAGGTATGATCAAATATCAGAACGATGCTATGGGGCTAATGATAAAGGGAATAAATCCTTCAATGGAAAAGAGCACGACAGATATTTCAAAGTATATAATAGAAGGCTCAATGAAGTTGAATGAAGGTGGTTATAATATCGTGCTTGGAAGGGAACTGGTAAGAAATCTTGGTGTAAGACTGCATGAAGAAGTAACCGTAATATCTCCTGAATATAAAATAGGTCCGGGAGGAGCAGTTATTCCAAAGACTGCCAGATTAAAGGTTGTAGGAATATTTGAATGCGGCATATATGAATATGACAACACACTGGCGTATGTTTCTCTTGATACAGCGAAGAAACTTTACAACCTGAAAGGTGTGAATAGAATTGAGATAAAGCTGGATAACATTTATCTTTCTCCACAGATAAGCGAAGAAATAAAAGAGCTCTTAAAGTATCGTTTTTTGGTCAGAGACTGGCAGACTCTGGATAGAGCATTTTTCTTTGCGCTTAAGCTTGAGAAAATCACAATGTTTATAATACTGGGCTTAATCATTATTGTAGCTGCATTCAATATAGTCAGCACGCTTATTATGATAATTCTGGAAAAAACAAAGGATATAGGAATACTCAAAGCAATAGGTGCGGATTTAAGGAGCATAAGAAGAATTTTTGTTTTTGAAGGCACAATAATTGGGGTTCTGGGAACAATATTAGGATGTATTGGCGGAATTGGGCTTTGTTTGCTATTGAAGAGGTATCAATTTATACATCTGCCTCCCGAAGTGTATTATTTAAGAACATTACCTGTTGATATGCGTATTTTGGACTTCAGCGCAGTATGTGTAGCATCAGTATTAATCAGTTTTTTATCCACTTTGTATCCAGCCAGCCAGGCTTCAAAGCTTGACCCTGTAGAAGCGCTAAGATATGAATAA
- a CDS encoding ABC transporter ATP-binding protein: MNKTIIQAKGLHKKYSDGEKELLALKDVNLDIYKGEFLSITGPSGSGKSTLLHILGILDSPTKGVLKYDEADISSMSEDEKSTLRNRKIGFIFQFFHLFSELTVIENISLPLMIKNKRNRLLNHEHRAVEHLVQEIGLEKRSLHRPNQLSGGEQQRVAIARALVNQPEIILADEPTGNLDKENRKSIYRLLWDLNKNKGITIVIATHDEAFAETASRMLKLVDGSIM; encoded by the coding sequence ATGAATAAAACAATCATTCAGGCAAAAGGTTTACATAAAAAATATTCTGATGGAGAGAAGGAACTACTGGCTTTGAAAGATGTTAATCTGGATATTTACAAAGGAGAATTTCTCTCAATTACAGGTCCTTCAGGTTCAGGGAAAAGCACACTTTTGCATATACTGGGGATATTAGATTCTCCTACAAAAGGTGTGTTGAAGTATGATGAAGCAGACATCAGCAGTATGAGCGAAGACGAGAAATCTACTCTTCGCAACAGAAAAATAGGGTTTATATTTCAGTTCTTTCACTTATTCTCTGAGCTAACAGTTATTGAGAACATAAGCCTTCCTCTGATGATAAAAAACAAGAGAAACAGGTTGTTGAACCATGAACATAGAGCTGTTGAACATCTAGTTCAAGAGATTGGTTTGGAAAAGAGATCTCTACATAGGCCCAATCAGCTCTCAGGCGGGGAGCAGCAGAGAGTTGCAATAGCCCGCGCATTAGTTAATCAGCCTGAAATTATACTTGCGGACGAACCAACAGGTAATCTGGATAAAGAGAACAGGAAATCAATCTACAGGCTGCTCTGGGATCTCAATAAGAATAAGGGTATTACGATTGTTATTGCAACACACGATGAGGCTTTTGCTGAAACTGCTTCGCGCATGCTTAAACTTGTAGACGGCTCTATAATGTGA
- a CDS encoding IS110 family transposase translates to MGRYIGVDLHKNNFTVCYMNEREEHKIQSFRVDAGSIGMFQKSLSKSDEVAVESTGNTAYFVREIDSLVKTVKIINPTQFKVISQSIKKTDERDAATIARYLSKGLIPEVRMRSKEESQVASLISTRDKFVKLRSALKNKVHNILNANGIVTKREIFGSEKGLERVLNLNLDSSYLFELRIIVDQIRNLNKSIDEINKEMSDRGKKIKGHKNLKSITGIGDISATILLNAIGNVNDFDSDKKLAAYFGIVPRVYISNQTSHYGRITKMGNKIARTALVQSTLIAIRYNNYLRNFYLRLKTKKGSGKAIIATARKLLGIIYRTLKNDWVFENFNEFTLVTNN, encoded by the coding sequence ATGGGAAGGTATATCGGAGTGGATCTGCACAAGAATAACTTTACAGTGTGCTACATGAATGAGAGAGAGGAACACAAAATCCAGAGTTTCAGAGTAGATGCGGGGAGCATCGGGATGTTTCAGAAGAGTCTTAGTAAGAGTGATGAAGTAGCTGTAGAATCGACTGGTAATACAGCATACTTTGTAAGGGAAATAGATAGTTTGGTAAAAACAGTTAAGATTATTAATCCGACACAGTTTAAGGTTATATCCCAGTCGATAAAGAAAACAGATGAGCGCGATGCGGCAACAATCGCTAGATACCTTAGCAAAGGGCTAATACCAGAGGTAAGAATGCGAAGTAAAGAAGAATCACAGGTAGCAAGTTTAATAAGCACAAGAGATAAGTTTGTAAAGCTAAGAAGTGCATTAAAGAATAAAGTACATAATATTCTTAATGCCAACGGGATAGTCACAAAACGAGAAATATTTGGTTCAGAGAAAGGGCTTGAAAGGGTTTTAAATTTGAATTTAGATAGTTCTTATTTATTTGAGTTGAGAATTATTGTTGATCAGATACGAAATCTGAATAAATCAATAGACGAAATAAATAAAGAGATGTCAGATAGAGGAAAGAAGATAAAAGGACATAAGAATCTAAAATCTATTACAGGCATAGGTGATATATCAGCTACGATTTTGCTTAATGCAATAGGTAATGTGAATGATTTTGATAGTGATAAGAAATTAGCTGCATATTTTGGAATAGTCCCCAGAGTATATATATCTAACCAAACAAGTCATTATGGAAGAATTACCAAGATGGGTAATAAAATAGCTCGGACAGCCCTTGTGCAGTCAACACTCATAGCAATAAGATACAACAATTACTTAAGAAACTTTTATCTTAGACTGAAAACGAAGAAAGGTAGCGGAAAAGCAATTATTGCCACAGCAAGAAAACTGTTGGGCATAATTTATCGTACTTTAAAGAATGATTGGGTCTTTGAAAACTTTAATGAATTTACATTGGTTACAAATAACTAA
- a CDS encoding sugar phosphate isomerase/epimerase family protein codes for MSDKDIFPLGIMVGLSEDSEKDLQKVKDMGFPTCQIQNPTEEYVSGPKSDELCQRLRDAIKQTGVKISAVFIMYKGHIWDRKDGPRTIGLVPENTRAERTAHACSISDWAKKAGINTVTSHMGFIPEDATSGVYKGFIETMKEFVAYCAKNNQIFAFETGQETPVVLRRTIDDIGADNIGVNLDPANLLLYGMGTPMEGVEAFGEFVVNTHCKDGKWPTEEGKLGKEMPLGQGDVNFPELLRALYAKGFSGPLTIEREIHGDQQKKDILEAKVILEGIRKQLVNVGVR; via the coding sequence ATGTCAGATAAAGACATTTTCCCTCTGGGAATTATGGTAGGTCTTTCAGAAGACTCTGAAAAGGATTTGCAAAAAGTAAAAGATATGGGGTTCCCGACCTGTCAGATTCAGAATCCCACCGAGGAATATGTTTCTGGCCCGAAAAGCGATGAACTGTGCCAGCGGCTCAGAGATGCCATTAAACAGACAGGTGTAAAAATATCAGCTGTGTTTATTATGTATAAAGGCCATATCTGGGACAGGAAGGATGGCCCCCGCACAATAGGTCTTGTCCCTGAGAATACCAGAGCAGAAAGAACAGCGCATGCTTGCAGTATATCTGACTGGGCGAAAAAAGCAGGTATTAATACAGTAACCAGCCATATGGGGTTTATTCCCGAAGATGCCACCAGCGGGGTGTATAAAGGTTTTATAGAGACGATGAAAGAGTTTGTGGCTTACTGCGCAAAAAACAACCAGATATTTGCTTTTGAAACAGGCCAGGAAACTCCTGTGGTTTTGAGAAGGACCATAGATGATATAGGGGCAGATAATATTGGGGTCAATCTGGATCCAGCCAACCTGCTCCTTTACGGCATGGGTACTCCAATGGAGGGTGTTGAGGCCTTTGGTGAGTTTGTGGTCAATACCCATTGTAAGGACGGAAAATGGCCAACAGAGGAAGGTAAATTGGGTAAGGAGATGCCCTTGGGACAGGGAGATGTGAACTTTCCTGAACTACTACGGGCTCTATATGCAAAAGGGTTCAGTGGTCCGCTGACCATAGAGCGAGAAATTCATGGTGACCAGCAGAAAAAAGATATTTTGGAAGCCAAAGTTATTCTTGAAGGGATAAGAAAACAACTTGTCAATGTAGGAGTGCGATAA
- a CDS encoding metalloregulator ArsR/SmtB family transcription factor — MRIKKADQILKSFADETRLRIINLLSRYELNVTELGEVLQSNQSNLSKHLTRLRLTGVVCDRKDGLNVYYQLIKPEGKAYKELLRIVTVGLVGLETFKQDLDRLKEIRKIRKNTNAKGGDKK, encoded by the coding sequence ATGAGAATTAAGAAGGCAGACCAGATATTAAAGTCCTTTGCCGATGAAACTCGGCTAAGGATCATAAATCTCCTCAGCAGATACGAATTAAATGTAACAGAACTGGGTGAAGTTCTGCAATCAAATCAATCCAATCTTTCCAAGCATCTTACTCGATTACGATTAACTGGGGTGGTATGTGATAGAAAAGACGGGCTCAACGTTTATTATCAATTAATAAAACCAGAGGGAAAGGCTTATAAAGAATTGCTTAGGATTGTCACAGTTGGGCTTGTTGGATTAGAGACGTTTAAGCAGGATTTGGACAGGCTCAAAGAAATCAGAAAGATTAGGAAAAATACAAATGCGAAAGGAGGTGATAAAAAATGA
- a CDS encoding TIM barrel protein translates to MLGISTACMPGLSSSLDGFFKRSIEIGFDTFEIGVSSVKVSKKDVLNCQRRLKLKVASVHNIFTDKPVDPENKRGDFLASADEKKREETIELTLETAKFAKSLGARVVVLHAGYIEDKDLKESCRDFKKRWAEGNTHLQVLREHLREMRTRYAYEYVERVIRSLRTLCQRDRETLFCLEPRVNFYEIPSLKEMEGIFNRIKEYNLCYWHDTGHCQVQENLGLSRQEDWLKTFREKMVGIHLHDVRCLEDHLLPGLGDMDFSLIRKYLLKKTIKVVEVGSKVSEEELRKGVDFLGKAGLEFLAEG, encoded by the coding sequence ATGTTAGGTATTTCCACTGCCTGTATGCCTGGACTTTCTTCTAGTTTAGATGGGTTCTTTAAGAGAAGTATAGAAATAGGCTTCGACACATTTGAGATCGGGGTCTCTTCAGTAAAAGTATCTAAAAAGGATGTTCTGAATTGTCAGAGAAGATTGAAGTTAAAGGTAGCAAGTGTCCACAACATATTTACCGATAAGCCTGTTGATCCTGAGAATAAACGAGGGGATTTCCTCGCGTCCGCTGACGAGAAGAAAAGAGAGGAGACAATTGAACTCACCCTGGAAACAGCTAAGTTTGCTAAATCTTTAGGAGCAAGAGTAGTCGTTCTCCATGCCGGATATATTGAAGATAAAGACTTGAAGGAGAGCTGCAGAGATTTCAAGAAGAGATGGGCTGAAGGGAATACTCATTTGCAAGTGCTAAGAGAGCATTTGCGGGAAATGCGAACAAGATACGCCTACGAGTACGTGGAAAGGGTTATCAGGAGCTTAAGGACGCTCTGCCAGAGAGATAGAGAAACTCTGTTCTGTCTGGAACCAAGAGTAAATTTTTATGAAATTCCCAGCTTGAAAGAGATGGAAGGAATATTTAACAGGATAAAAGAATATAACCTCTGCTATTGGCACGATACCGGACACTGTCAGGTTCAAGAGAATCTGGGATTAAGCAGACAAGAGGATTGGCTCAAGACTTTTAGGGAGAAAATGGTTGGGATTCATCTGCACGATGTTAGATGCCTGGAAGATCATCTCCTGCCCGGCCTGGGAGACATGGATTTCTCTTTAATCAGGAAGTATCTATTGAAAAAGACTATTAAGGTAGTGGAAGTGGGGAGTAAGGTCTCCGAAGAGGAGTTAAGAAAAGGGGTTGATTTTTTAGGAAAGGCTGGTTTAGAATTTTTGGCTGAGGGGTAA